One genomic window of Amphiura filiformis chromosome 3, Afil_fr2py, whole genome shotgun sequence includes the following:
- the LOC140147348 gene encoding uncharacterized protein: MALMSMTLSFRSSSDKSFWARQSRGRAVVNRERQRTSRSNSKVDVLETASALGIQIKHVKLVLEWIDNIKKEQLRRNNTSSSGSRLPKRQLRGQCKKVENALW, encoded by the exons ATGGCATTAATGAGTATGACGTTGTCTTTCAGGTCATCAAGTGACAAATCGTTTTGG GCTCGTCAGTCACGTGGAAGAGCTGTGGTGAACCGGGAACGACAAAGAACGTCCAGG AGCAATAGTAAAGTGGATGTGTTGGAAACAGCTTCTGCGTTGGGAATTCAAATCAAACATGTCAAGT TGGTACTGGAatggattgataacatcaaaAAGGAGCAGTTGAGGAGAAATAACACTTCGTCTTCCGGAAGTCGTCTACCCAAACGACAGTTGCGTGGTCAGTGCAAGAAAGTGGAAAACGCGTTGTGGTAA